One genomic window of Elaeis guineensis isolate ETL-2024a chromosome 2, EG11, whole genome shotgun sequence includes the following:
- the LOC105040324 gene encoding gibberellin 3-beta-dioxygenase 1 yields MPSLSDVHHPHHHLHLEFESVRELPESHAWPTLHDHPCVSEPVPVIDLADPKAAEFMARACVSWGAFQVTGHGVAPRLLEAIDSEMRRLFALPIQQKLKAARPPDGISGYGLVPISSFFAKLMWSEGFTIAGSPLDHARKLWPHDPDQFCDVIERYDQVMKALAGRLITLMLLSLGLRHEELEWAGQTGKLLPDLAGVLRLNSYPACPDPDRAMGMAAHADSSLLTILYQSSTSGLQLLRAEDQNGPARWVTVPPLPGALVVIVGDLFHILSNGRFKSVVHRVVVNRSQQRVSVAYFSGPPAGVRVSPIGKLVGPGRAPAYRAVTWAEYLGLKRKLFDKALATIEMPEES; encoded by the exons ATGCCTTCGCTTTCCGACGTCCACCACCCTCACCACCACCTGCACCTGGAGTTCGAGTCGGTCCGCGAGCTCCCCGAGTCGCACGCGTGGCCCACCCTTCATGACCACCCCTGCGTGTCCGAGCCCGTGCCGGTCATCGACCTGGCCGACCCCAAGGCTGCTGAATTCATGGCCCGTGCATGCGTCTCGTGGGGCGCGTTCCAGGTCACAGGCCACGGCGTCGCCCCGCGCCTTCTGGAGGCCATCGACTCCGAGATGCGCCGCCTCTTCGCGCTCCCCATCCAGCAGAAGCTCAAAGCCGCCCGCCCTCCCGACGGCATCTCCGGCTACGGCCTCGTCCCCATCTCCTCCTTCTTCGCTAAGCTCATGTGGTCGGAGGGCTTCACCATCGCGGGCTCCCCGCTGGACCACGCCCGCAAGCTCTGGCCCCATGACCCGGACCAATTCTG TGATGTGATTGAACGATACGATCAGGTCATGAAGGCTCTCGCCGGCCGGTTGATAACGCTGATGCTTCTCTCGCTGGGCCTCAGGCATGAGGAGCTCGAGTGGGCCGGCCAAACTGGAAAGCTGCTGCCGGACTTGGCCGGCGTGCTCCGGTTGAACTCCTATCCGGCGTGCCCGGACCCCGACCGGGCCATGGGCATGGCTGCCCACGCCGACTCCAGCCTGCTCACCATTCTGTACCAGAGCAGCACGAGCGGGCTCCAGCTTTTGCGGGCCGAGGACCAGAACGGCCCGGCCCGGTGGGTCACGGTGCCGCCGCTGCCGGGGGCGCTGGTCGTGATCGTCGGAGATTTGTTTCACATACTATCCAATGGGCGGTTCAAGAGTGTCGTCCACCGGGTCGTCGTCAACCGGAGCCAACAGCGTGTCTCGGTGGCTTATTTCAGTGGCCCACCGGCCGGTGTGAGGGTGTCACCGATCGGGAAGCTGGTGGGCCCTGGCCGGGCACCTGCCTACCGGGCCGTTACATGGGCCGAGTACCTGGGCCTCAAGCGGAAGCTCTTTGACAAGGCGCTGGCAACGATAGAAATGCCGGAGGAATCATAG